The Metabacillus sediminilitoris genome window below encodes:
- a CDS encoding GntR family transcriptional regulator yields MASRFEPSKSTSLYLQVKDTMIKRIQEKEWAPYSMIPTENELMSEFNVSRTTIRQAVSILVQEGILEKKQGKGTIVKPQVFVGSLGKLKGFAEEALENGIFPSSKLLSVKTSREFRKEKSLLQVPLEEEVVVIERLRFANQTPVAIERTCWPYHIGRMLLHQDLNGANFYDILEEKNIVLKTANEKIKAINASLIEADLLGIRGGQALLQMERLSFGQENKPIEFTTTKFCSDNYQYFIELVR; encoded by the coding sequence GTGGCAAGTCGTTTCGAGCCTTCCAAAAGCACGTCCCTCTATTTACAAGTAAAGGACACGATGATCAAACGGATCCAAGAAAAGGAATGGGCACCTTATTCAATGATTCCGACAGAAAATGAATTGATGAGCGAATTCAATGTCAGCCGAACGACGATACGGCAGGCTGTTTCGATTCTTGTTCAGGAAGGGATTCTGGAGAAAAAACAGGGGAAAGGGACAATCGTAAAGCCTCAAGTCTTTGTGGGAAGCTTAGGAAAGCTAAAGGGATTTGCGGAAGAAGCATTGGAGAATGGCATCTTCCCAAGCTCTAAATTGTTATCTGTTAAAACAAGCCGAGAATTTCGCAAAGAAAAGTCTTTGCTCCAAGTACCTTTAGAGGAAGAAGTTGTTGTCATTGAACGCCTGCGTTTTGCAAATCAGACACCTGTTGCCATTGAGCGTACATGCTGGCCGTATCATATTGGAAGGATGCTGCTCCATCAGGATTTAAATGGTGCAAATTTTTATGACATATTGGAAGAAAAAAATATCGTCCTAAAAACCGCGAATGAGAAAATCAAAGCGATTAATGCATCGCTAATTGAGGCTGATTTGCTCGGCATCAGAGGCGGTCAGGCGCTGCTGCAAATGGAAAGGCTTAGTTTTGGACAGGAAAACAAACCAATTGAGTTTACAACAACAAAATTCTGCAGTGATAACTATCAATATTTTATTGAACTTGTGAGATAA
- the sftI gene encoding sulfoquinovose isomerase: MANTAILYLPIGRKTFDLETAEMYRSQSMSRLEQSGHRVVAPNEILTSVEELEQFLQSVATTEIDTVLYQSVTFADGEFMVKALEYFKVPVIVWSVREPSVGGRLRLNSLTGGNSTSNVLRNHQHPFAFVFGNPDEEKLQTELLEKFDVMRVLKSLQQMKIGVVGDYPPGFFFSDANEEELKHALGVTLHKMDLQEAFKKCVELPEEEWIGEIDRAEQQVIGLNREDETVHKFAQFSTYIKKQIKEEEIKSIAMRCWPDFFNDLGAAPCSVLSQFTEDGMVSSCESDIHGSISMYILRELTGGSAPYLGDLVHVDEGKNSVVFWHCGAGAYSLAHPATGATAGVHPNRKIGLAMDFGLKAGEVTIFRVSHTPDGYRLLVMKGHALDVEQPFSGTSVEVELTTDVTSTLYELMNAGYEPHFALVYGDVTKQLIELGRLLKLETNVFV; encoded by the coding sequence ATGGCAAATACAGCAATTTTATATCTTCCAATTGGAAGAAAAACATTTGATCTTGAAACAGCAGAAATGTACCGCAGTCAAAGCATGAGTAGGCTTGAACAAAGTGGTCATCGTGTTGTTGCACCAAATGAAATCCTTACATCAGTAGAGGAGCTTGAACAATTTCTGCAATCAGTAGCAACAACTGAAATTGATACGGTTTTATATCAGAGTGTCACATTTGCAGATGGTGAATTTATGGTGAAGGCACTGGAGTATTTTAAAGTACCAGTTATTGTCTGGTCTGTACGCGAGCCAAGTGTAGGCGGGCGCCTGCGCTTGAATTCATTGACTGGCGGCAATAGCACAAGCAATGTTCTGCGCAATCATCAGCACCCATTTGCATTCGTATTTGGAAATCCTGATGAAGAGAAGCTGCAAACGGAATTGCTTGAGAAATTTGATGTCATGCGTGTTCTAAAATCTTTACAACAAATGAAAATAGGAGTTGTCGGCGACTATCCTCCGGGATTCTTTTTCTCAGATGCAAACGAAGAGGAACTCAAACATGCGCTCGGCGTGACGCTTCATAAGATGGATTTACAAGAAGCGTTTAAGAAGTGTGTGGAACTTCCTGAAGAAGAATGGATCGGTGAAATTGATCGGGCTGAACAACAAGTCATTGGCTTGAATCGCGAGGATGAGACAGTTCATAAGTTCGCACAGTTCTCCACATACATTAAGAAACAGATTAAGGAAGAAGAGATTAAGTCAATTGCGATGAGATGCTGGCCGGACTTTTTCAATGATTTAGGCGCGGCACCATGCTCGGTTCTTTCGCAGTTTACGGAGGATGGAATGGTTTCTTCCTGTGAATCCGATATACATGGCTCGATTTCAATGTATATTTTGCGTGAGTTAACAGGTGGAAGTGCACCATATTTAGGCGACTTGGTTCATGTTGATGAAGGGAAAAATTCAGTTGTATTTTGGCATTGCGGAGCTGGGGCATACTCGCTTGCCCATCCTGCTACAGGTGCGACAGCTGGCGTGCATCCTAACCGAAAAATCGGGCTTGCGATGGATTTTGGCTTAAAGGCTGGGGAAGTCACTATATTCCGAGTAAGCCATACCCCAGACGGGTACCGATTACTCGTTATGAAAGGACATGCACTTGATGTCGAACAGCCTTTTAGTGGAACCTCAGTCGAAGTGGAATTAACAACAGATGTGACAAGCACACTTTATGAGCTGATGAATGCAGGCTATGAGCCTCACTTTGCCCTCGTATATGGCGACGTAACGAAACAATTAATTGAACTTGGGCGTCTGCTTAAGCTGGAAACGAATGTGTTTGTATAA
- a CDS encoding Gfo/Idh/MocA family protein: MNLLGKKVKNRYMSRNPKFDYLPDQDRYFSYREQPSYKFNIIGCGNIGREHMKVTMMEERATIYGVYDQNPSSIEEAERLFSTLSDHSLVKYDSLQAACHDPEADGLIICTPNYTHIDVIREAVKSGKHILLEKPMATTLRDAYEIMQLAKDYESVFQIGLQYRYKAIYAESIHETLERKAIGDVKTISMTEHRIPFLDKVNQWNKFSKYSGGTLVEKCCHYFDLMNLFAQSKPVQVYASGNMAVNFTDFTYNNEQADIIDNAFVTVIYENDVRANFNLCMFSPTFYEELVICGDKGRLKASENEDFLSAKRPRNHLEILCGEEKPSRLMTPAYPDHIETSGHGGATYYEHVYFIDNIENKQTTTATVEDGLWSVLVGLAAEQSIKLGKAVMIEEILKESQVTI, translated from the coding sequence ATGAATCTACTAGGTAAGAAAGTAAAAAACCGTTATATGTCACGTAATCCAAAATTCGATTATTTGCCAGATCAAGACAGGTATTTCTCTTATCGAGAGCAGCCGTCTTACAAATTCAACATCATTGGTTGCGGCAATATTGGAAGAGAGCACATGAAGGTGACGATGATGGAAGAAAGAGCAACAATATACGGTGTTTATGATCAGAATCCGTCTAGTATTGAGGAAGCGGAAAGATTATTTTCGACTCTTTCAGACCATTCATTAGTTAAATATGATTCTTTACAGGCAGCTTGCCATGATCCCGAGGCAGATGGATTGATCATCTGCACACCCAATTACACCCATATTGATGTGATACGAGAGGCTGTTAAATCGGGAAAACATATTCTATTAGAAAAGCCGATGGCCACGACATTACGAGACGCCTATGAAATCATGCAATTGGCTAAAGACTATGAATCTGTTTTTCAAATAGGTCTGCAATACCGTTATAAGGCCATATATGCCGAATCGATTCATGAAACCCTGGAAAGAAAAGCAATAGGTGACGTAAAAACAATTAGCATGACGGAACATCGAATTCCATTTTTAGATAAAGTCAATCAGTGGAATAAGTTCTCCAAGTATTCTGGAGGTACATTAGTCGAAAAGTGCTGCCATTACTTTGATTTAATGAATTTATTTGCACAGTCCAAACCCGTTCAAGTATATGCGAGCGGTAACATGGCCGTTAATTTTACTGATTTTACGTATAACAATGAGCAGGCAGATATTATCGACAATGCATTTGTTACCGTTATCTACGAAAATGATGTACGAGCAAATTTTAATTTATGTATGTTTTCACCAACTTTTTATGAAGAGCTTGTCATTTGTGGAGATAAAGGCCGGTTAAAGGCTTCTGAAAATGAGGATTTTCTTTCAGCAAAACGCCCTAGAAATCATCTTGAGATTTTATGCGGGGAAGAGAAGCCGTCAAGGCTCATGACTCCTGCTTATCCTGATCATATCGAGACTAGCGGCCATGGCGGTGCCACTTATTATGAGCATGTTTATTTCATTGATAATATCGAAAACAAACAGACGACGACTGCAACAGTAGAGGATGGATTATGGTCTGTCTTGGTTGGACTGGCAGCAGAACAATCGATCAAGCTTGGGAAGGCTGTCATGATTGAAGAGATCCTAAAGGAGAGCCAAGTGACGATTTAA
- a CDS encoding ABC transporter substrate-binding protein — protein MKRISILSLSFVLFLSMALVGCASKDSASNSEEGATTINFLHWRGEDTEVFNGLIEKFEQENPSINVEMNVLPSDSYIANASATLLSGEGADVFASFPGSQFEALQESGAYVDLSNEAFIDRFSESLLGAGVKDGKQLAVPYQLVYNIPVYNKGIFEKLGLEPPTDWEGFLKVSEVLKENGYDPILFAGDISPGQFINPMVMNNQPSDDTFAKLEKGEEKLTNEWFVKTLSQIQELNDKGYFQKDPLGTKKEGAAALFAQEKGAILALGSYMMSTVKQQNPEIEQGLISPITVPEGEMKYEGIHTSTFMLGVNAKSEHQEEALKFIEFLTQPDIAAEYANGTGQMLTLNDIQYDSPELTETAKWLEKKTLFQPRYTISKEQVSKAIEIAVQDVLSGVEPKEAAKKAQEEVSRAIK, from the coding sequence TTGAAGAGAATATCGATTCTTTCCTTATCTTTTGTCTTGTTTCTAAGTATGGCACTTGTTGGATGTGCTTCTAAAGATTCAGCATCAAATTCAGAAGAAGGTGCAACAACGATTAATTTCCTGCATTGGCGCGGTGAGGATACAGAGGTTTTTAACGGTCTTATCGAAAAGTTTGAACAGGAAAATCCAAGTATCAATGTTGAGATGAATGTTTTGCCTTCTGATTCTTATATTGCCAATGCTTCTGCCACATTATTATCAGGAGAAGGAGCCGATGTTTTTGCAAGCTTCCCGGGAAGTCAATTTGAAGCATTACAGGAATCAGGCGCATATGTTGATCTATCAAATGAAGCATTTATCGATCGCTTTTCTGAAAGCTTGCTAGGTGCGGGAGTTAAGGATGGGAAACAATTAGCTGTTCCTTACCAGCTTGTCTATAATATTCCTGTCTATAACAAAGGGATTTTTGAGAAATTAGGACTTGAGCCGCCAACAGACTGGGAAGGCTTCCTAAAAGTAAGCGAAGTATTAAAAGAAAATGGTTATGATCCAATTTTGTTTGCCGGAGATATTAGCCCAGGCCAATTTATTAATCCAATGGTCATGAACAATCAGCCATCTGATGACACGTTTGCAAAATTAGAAAAGGGCGAAGAAAAATTAACAAATGAATGGTTTGTTAAAACATTGTCACAGATTCAAGAATTAAATGATAAGGGCTATTTTCAAAAAGACCCGCTTGGCACGAAAAAAGAAGGAGCAGCCGCATTATTTGCTCAGGAAAAAGGAGCGATCCTTGCACTCGGTTCTTATATGATGTCAACGGTAAAACAACAAAATCCAGAAATTGAACAAGGACTGATTTCCCCGATTACGGTTCCTGAAGGGGAAATGAAATACGAAGGCATTCATACGTCAACCTTCATGCTTGGTGTTAATGCTAAATCTGAACATCAGGAAGAGGCTTTGAAGTTCATTGAATTTCTAACACAACCTGACATTGCAGCAGAGTATGCGAATGGTACTGGTCAGATGCTTACACTAAATGATATTCAATATGATTCTCCAGAATTAACTGAAACAGCAAAATGGCTTGAAAAGAAAACATTGTTCCAACCTCGTTATACGATTTCAAAGGAGCAAGTAAGCAAGGCGATTGAAATAGCAGTTCAGGATGTTCTATCGGGAGTGGAACCGAAAGAAGCTGCGAAAAAAGCACAAGAAGAGGTTAGTCGTGCAATCAAATAA